One genomic window of Candidatus Thorarchaeota archaeon includes the following:
- a CDS encoding 7-cyano-7-deazaguanine synthase, with translation MNEEHWFRVLRNGAHHYDENLSRLKELLVANRGYVWERPVGEDVILLLSGGMDSVVLADVLLREWDCRVVLMHFLRGARSQKWEEASFDYFCDFYRNRYPKQVLDCVKVSLEVPLRLHREFMDSARQKVMGLPLRNATMWFNAMAQAVFLSGKWGRTIRTVVTGSVGEDDTSPESGLLAVLAATVATCCCLGMWTYQVSAPFIDGTLGRKWTKVDVIEYSENHSIPLDRTRSCFEDNSQPCGKCLGCTNRDKAFSLYAQRSAT, from the coding sequence TTGAATGAGGAACACTGGTTTCGCGTTCTTCGTAACGGCGCCCACCACTATGATGAGAATCTAAGCCGACTCAAGGAGCTGCTTGTGGCGAACAGAGGATACGTCTGGGAGAGACCGGTGGGGGAAGATGTGATCCTGCTCCTCTCTGGGGGAATGGACTCCGTCGTGCTTGCAGACGTCCTGCTCAGAGAGTGGGACTGCCGTGTCGTGCTGATGCACTTCCTACGCGGTGCAAGAAGTCAGAAGTGGGAAGAAGCCTCCTTTGACTACTTCTGTGACTTCTATCGCAACAGGTATCCGAAGCAAGTGCTTGACTGTGTGAAGGTGTCCCTGGAGGTACCGCTACGACTGCATCGAGAGTTCATGGACTCGGCCCGTCAGAAGGTCATGGGCTTGCCGCTGCGAAATGCAACCATGTGGTTCAACGCAATGGCGCAGGCAGTGTTTCTGAGCGGAAAGTGGGGGCGGACCATCAGGACGGTCGTCACAGGTTCGGTAGGAGAGGACGACACGAGCCCTGAGTCGGGACTCCTTGCCGTGCTGGCCGCGACCGTTGCCACATGCTGCTGTCTGGGGATGTGGACCTATCAGGTGAGTGCGCCATTCATTGATGGTACACTGGGCCGCAAGTGGACGAAGGTCGATGTCATCGAGTACTCTGAGAACCACTCCATCCCTCTCGACCGAACGCGCTCGTGTTTTGAGGACAACAGCCAGCCGTGCGGCAAGTGCCTCGGTTGCACAAACAGAGACAAGGCTTTCAGTCTGTACGCTCAGAGGAGTGCAACGTGA
- the dinB gene encoding DNA polymerase IV, giving the protein MDRWICLIDMDAFFASVEQYRNHPELIGKPVCVGHDPRGGHGRGVVRSASYEARAAGVKSGMPVSRAYWLCTDAVFIDGDFASYLEASEEVMSVLAEFADGGRLRRASIDEAYIEITSGVAAYESPRAMARAIQEAVKAKTQLPCSIGVASSMSVAKVACKMHKPMGITVAPQEPDEVRRFLAPLPVSAINGVGEKTTMHLNSHGIETLGQIQAMTLPELWPIMGKSSVWLHQRASGIDDRPVIDSGPHVRMSIGKDRTFMEDVDPKETEVLRDSVSMVCTRIADKIASKSLLYKTVTVKMRYADYDTLQRSRSLPVATDDRQTLTALALELFERNRDPHRAMRLIGVRVSGLEERGPQMLLTEFV; this is encoded by the coding sequence GTGGACCGATGGATCTGTCTGATTGACATGGACGCTTTCTTCGCGTCAGTTGAACAGTATCGTAATCATCCTGAGTTGATAGGGAAGCCCGTCTGTGTCGGACATGACCCACGAGGCGGCCACGGGAGAGGTGTCGTGCGGTCAGCGTCATACGAGGCTCGGGCGGCGGGCGTGAAGTCTGGGATGCCGGTCTCAAGAGCTTACTGGCTCTGCACGGATGCTGTGTTCATAGACGGAGACTTCGCAAGCTATCTTGAGGCATCAGAGGAAGTCATGTCAGTGCTTGCGGAGTTTGCAGACGGAGGGAGGCTGCGAAGAGCGAGCATCGATGAGGCGTATATCGAGATAACGTCGGGCGTGGCGGCGTATGAGAGCCCTCGTGCAATGGCCCGAGCCATACAGGAAGCAGTGAAGGCCAAGACACAGCTTCCGTGCTCGATTGGTGTGGCTTCAAGCATGTCGGTGGCAAAGGTCGCATGCAAGATGCACAAACCGATGGGAATCACCGTCGCGCCTCAGGAACCGGATGAGGTCAGACGATTCCTCGCGCCCCTTCCCGTGAGTGCGATCAATGGAGTAGGTGAGAAGACGACCATGCATCTGAACAGCCATGGCATTGAGACGCTCGGTCAGATTCAGGCGATGACCCTTCCGGAGCTGTGGCCTATCATGGGCAAGTCTTCAGTATGGCTTCATCAGAGAGCCAGTGGGATTGACGACCGGCCAGTCATTGACAGCGGACCGCATGTGCGGATGTCCATCGGAAAGGACAGGACATTCATGGAGGATGTTGATCCCAAAGAGACCGAAGTGCTCAGAGACTCCGTCTCAATGGTCTGTACGAGGATTGCAGACAAGATTGCTTCCAAGTCGCTGCTCTACAAGACCGTCACTGTGAAGATGAGATATGCCGATTACGATACATTACAGAGGAGCAGAAGCCTGCCCGTGGCCACTGATGACCGACAGACACTCACCGCACTCGCACTCGAGCTGTTTGAGCGCAACCGGGATCCACACAGAGCAATGCGTCTCATAGGGGTGAGGGTCTCCGGTCTCGAAGAGAGGGGGCCCCAGATGCTTCTGACCGAGTTTGTCTGA